One window of Dinoroseobacter shibae DFL 12 = DSM 16493 genomic DNA carries:
- a CDS encoding Mu transposase C-terminal domain-containing protein: MTALPEDRRAEALRRFNILRQHLIDEVPLTEVARVSGIPLRTLQRWTSRYQRFGLAGLARAPRSDAGQRRLSSELVELIEGLALHKPRLSTAAIHRRIIPIVKSRDWPVPSYATIHSIVNSLDPALVTLAHDGAAAYRDRFEMIHRHRAERPNAVWQTDHTQLDLIILDTNGAPVRPWLTIVLDDHSRAVAGYAVFVGAPSAIQTALALRQAIWRKDTPSWPICGLPDVLYTDHGSDFTSKHLEQVAADLRIELVFSTVGRPQGRGKIERFFGTINTELLPELPGALSNGKPASPPRLSLGELEVAVKTFVTAVYNARKHSEIDVPPNEAWRGDGWLPRMPNSLEQLDLLLVMALKTRQVRRDGIRFQGLLYTDPTLAAYVGKTVNIRYDPRDITELRVFHRDRFLCRAVSAHHAHHTISLKDIQQARTARRKALRNEITVKSRQITEFLPKPAPPPSREKQNPVSPDAPRQKLVLYKTDKTP; the protein is encoded by the coding sequence CTGACTGCGCTGCCCGAAGACCGACGCGCCGAGGCGTTGCGCCGGTTCAACATACTGCGCCAGCACCTGATCGACGAAGTCCCCCTGACGGAAGTTGCCCGTGTCAGTGGTATCCCACTGCGCACGCTGCAAAGGTGGACGTCCCGATATCAGCGCTTTGGGCTTGCCGGACTTGCAAGAGCACCGCGATCTGATGCCGGGCAACGGCGGCTATCATCTGAACTGGTCGAGCTGATTGAAGGGCTGGCCTTACACAAACCCCGTCTCTCTACCGCCGCAATCCACCGGCGCATCATCCCGATTGTAAAATCGCGTGACTGGCCTGTCCCTTCTTATGCCACGATACATTCAATCGTGAATAGTCTTGATCCCGCGCTTGTCACGCTCGCTCATGATGGCGCAGCCGCCTATCGTGACCGGTTCGAAATGATTCATCGTCATCGGGCCGAAAGGCCGAATGCTGTCTGGCAGACAGACCACACACAACTCGATCTAATCATCTTGGATACCAATGGTGCGCCGGTGCGGCCGTGGCTTACCATCGTGCTTGATGATCATTCCCGTGCAGTGGCTGGGTACGCCGTCTTTGTCGGCGCACCTTCTGCTATCCAGACCGCTCTTGCCCTGCGGCAAGCTATCTGGCGAAAGGATACGCCTTCCTGGCCGATTTGTGGCCTGCCGGATGTTTTATACACCGATCACGGCAGCGACTTCACCAGCAAGCACCTTGAGCAGGTCGCAGCTGACCTGCGCATTGAGCTTGTGTTTTCCACGGTTGGCCGGCCACAGGGGCGTGGCAAGATCGAGCGGTTTTTCGGTACCATCAACACTGAGCTGTTGCCTGAGTTACCGGGGGCTTTGTCGAACGGAAAACCAGCCTCCCCGCCACGCCTGTCGCTCGGCGAGTTGGAGGTTGCCGTAAAGACTTTCGTCACCGCAGTGTACAACGCGCGCAAGCATAGCGAAATCGATGTGCCACCTAATGAGGCTTGGCGGGGTGACGGCTGGCTACCTCGTATGCCGAACAGTCTGGAACAGCTCGATCTGCTACTGGTAATGGCCTTAAAAACCCGGCAGGTCCGCCGTGACGGCATTCGGTTTCAGGGCTTGCTCTACACCGATCCCACACTTGCAGCCTATGTCGGCAAAACGGTCAACATCCGCTATGACCCGCGCGACATTACCGAACTGCGCGTGTTCCACCGCGACCGGTTTTTGTGCCGCGCTGTCAGCGCCCATCATGCGCATCACACAATATCACTCAAGGATATCCAACAGGCCCGCACCGCCAGGCGGAAGGCTTTGCGCAACGAGATCACGGTAAAATCCAGACAGATCACCGAGTTTCTTCCCAAACCTGCGCCACCTCCAAGTCGTGAAAAGCAAAATCCCGTATCGCCTGACGCCCCGCGCCAAAAGCTGGTCCTGTATAAAACGGACAAGACGCCATGA